The sequence GcccaaaaccctagctctctatCTTGGaggctattaaaaaaaaaaaaccaaaaccgTAACTCACTCTTAACCCCAATATAACTAACCCTAAAAGCCACCATTTCATGAGGGAAATGTCAGAAATACCCCTCTAAGGGTCTACTAACACTTGAGCCttgttagcatgtgaaacatGGGTCATATGGGCTCAAAAAAGTGAATAGACCCAATAGTGATTTtggtgtcacaattttaacaCTGTATATACACATATGTTCATGTAGAACCATTTGGTCTATGGGTTGAAACCATATTAAACCTATAGTTTCCACCTTCCATATTTTGGCATTTCTGTTTCTTTGATCAAAATTTATGTTGTTTTTGAAGGATTGAAATCGAATTAAACCTGAACTTCTCCCATAACATTTTCCCTTTTATGTACAATGTTTTGCTATGGGGCTAGGGCCGAAACTTGGATTCAGGTTAACCCGAACCCGTTTGACCCAACCCAAGTCCTGGTCGGGTCGGGTCAGGTTTTTTAAGTCGATGAGCTACCATATGAAGAAGTCAATAGAGTTGCCTCGGTCATTGATAACCATTTCTTTTGCTTGGTGCAGTCGAGTGCTCCGGTTCTAAAAAGGGTCAGCGATGGATAGAAACGGAGCATACTCACTGATTGGTCAGCTAGCTCACGCAAATCCAAAGAAGTTATTGGATGAGCTACATGCAAGGAAATTGGCATGTGTGGTTCTAGCTGGGCCTTCGGCATCTAATAACCTTGCTTTTGCTTGCCACTGGTGTACCTCTCATAACTATTACCCATTTATTCCGGAATACTCTTTTTAGGAGAGAcaatttgggtttgggtttggaaaACACCAACCCTATTTGAAAtcgggttgggttcgggttgagcaaattcccattaggttaggtcaggttggggataatcacatgtatttggatcTTGTCAAGTATGGAGGAAttcgggttgaccctcaacctgacccaacccacttGATTTGCAGCCCTATACAGGGTTACTCCCTCACACGACGAACACGAGGGAACATGAGTACTATTTGGTCAAGTTCTCTTTATGCAATGGAATCTTCACAATTCAATTTGGTATGCGTGCGTGCCTGTCGCTTTTCTTGCATTGGAAACATCTTTTAGTTTATAGAGAATAGACTCCGCCATTTGATGACCACACACTCTTTTGGTTCTGTTTATTTCATTTTCAGTTTGACTGGAATAGAACTGGTATGGGTTCTCCAAAATACATCGTTTTGTGTACGTTTATTGTATTTTACTGTTCATTTCTTTGGCGGAAAGTAGTGGCATTCCAGTCTTACATTTCTATCATGGTTTTTAGACAGAGACTCAGATGGACTTGCATGCCGAGTCATGGCTCGTCCGAGTTAGGGATGACTAGTGGTATGGAACTGGATCGCGTACTACCTAATCTGAATTGAGCCATGATTTCTAAAAAATTTAATGTCTCGCATTGAAGTTCTGAAATTGGCATgcctgtttttttattttttattttttttatttttatttttttatttttgtgtgtgtgtgtgtgtgtgatttgtttttctgttttcttgCAGGCATGGAGTTCTGCCGCTAACTGGCCTCAGGGGATTTGTAGTTGTTAGAACAGCATCTTACTCACAAACCCATAATTGGCCACCAACCAGAACTGATGGATTCTCCTCCATTGTTTCATTCTCCAAGTCCTGTATTCATAAAATACATGATTGCACATCTATAAAATTTCGGCCGTGTTTGGGTGCAAAATGGTATCTGTTCAGCATTTCTGAGCATCCCTCTTGGCTCGCAGATGCTCGACATGGTGTGGTGCAACAAGCTGTTTATGCCAATGAAACAGAGTCCCAAGAGGAAGTGTTGTTTGGACATCACAAGCTGTTTAGAGCATTTCATTCGGCTGTTCTGCTGATTTCTTTGCTTGCTTCTGCAAGTTCAAGCCAGGCCGCAGATGCTCTAGTCAGTTCTTATAACCATTCGCCCGGCGCTGAAAGAATTGAGAATGCAGATAATGGATTTAACCAGTCAGATGCTGTATTTCAATTTGGTGAGGAGATTCATCATCTGGATTCTCGAAGTATCTTTTACTGCAAGTTGAGTTCGTTTCACTCTGCCATGCTTCAGGATCTCGCGTGTCACCAATCCACAGGGGCCTACATGCTAATTGGCCAATGATCAGAACCTTCCATGTTTTGAATTCTATTCTGCATGGTACACGTGAAAATTACGCCTGAACTGATGATTGGGACTCGATATCTGCAGATGGATTTAGAACAATGAGAAGGATGGATTTAGAACAATGAGAAGATTTTCAACGAAGCATCATTATGGTAGAATAGCTAATTTATAATAAAGAAAAAGTGGACAGTTAAAATCATCAGACTCTCGCACCATGTGAGCCCCAATGGATGGCGACACATGCTTGATCTTGAGTCGTGACGGTGGCGAAACGAACTCCTGCAAGTTCATGAATAAGTTTAAGAGTCCATTTTTAAGTAAATGTTGCTGACCTGATATACTGTTGGGTTTGCTCACAGCAATCAATCTCCAGACCCAACCAGTGGCCACATCCAGACCAAAAATCTCAGATTGGGGTGTTCATAACTTAATAATCCATGGCCCATTTTTGGACAGCGAAAAAGTCTGTAGCAATGGTCTGGGAAGGAAATTCTATATATAGGATGGTTAGCAAATGGCAACAAATAATTACTGCAGTTTTTGAGCATGGTCCGTCCATGAGTTGGCCTATCCATAGTTCAAAACTTGAAAACTCGACCTGACTCTATATACAGACAGGTTGGGCTGACCGAAAGACccgacttgacttgactcaactcgatattTCATAATTTAACAAAGAAGAGTTCAGGCCAAGGTGTTCCAAaaaccactgttaccattatgatacgggccataatggccgttacgaccctttttaattttttgaaaaaactgttacatgACCGTTACGGGGCCTTTatggcatgtgtgtgtgtgtgtgttttttttaaataaattattttaacggccgtttcgaccttGTAACACGTAAGGGTTATGACCGTTACTGttacataatggctgttatggccgttacataaccgattttgaatacatTGGTTTAGGTTACAATAGTTATTAAGAATTGAATGAGTATAAAAATGTCCTTTTatgtaaaaaaaagaagaagcatatgGTGAATCAATTATTGTCTATGTGCACGATTGGGAGGTCATCCGTTCTAGTCTCATGCTTCGCTTGAATTTCGCTTTTATTAAAAAGAAACTGCTGGGAGAGTCACTTGGCACTAGTCAAACTGAGTTGCATTGAGTCGATTGAGTTGGCAAGTGGACTCAATGAGTCTAACCAAGTCGTCACTGAATCTCACTCATCAGCGGGTTTCTTAGCAACTCGGTTGAAATCTTGTCGAGTCgagtcactgagttttagaatTATGGGTCTATCCATATTGGTTGGTCTGGATTGATCGACCTTTTTGACAATCTAATGGGCTATAGAGTTTTTCCCTGGTATCACTTGCTAAATAGATTGTTCTTTAGTTGTCTTCTCAGAGTTCAAGCACACTTGTTTCAGGGAAGGAACTTGGTAGCTGTAGGAAGCCATGCAGGCGCACCCAAAAACGTAGGAATCGTCTACGGGAGAAGGCGTTAGAAGAGGCAGAAGTCAGAGCAAGGAGCATACTCATGGGCTTAGTTCCGAGAGGACCTGAATCATATCACTAACCACAATAGCTGATGTTTCTCTTTTGGTGAGTGAATGCACAAGCCCGCATTGATGTActtacattgatgcatgtgtaagTGCTTGTGTTCATGAATGCATTGATGTGTTACTCAAACACAGTTTTTTCATGCTTGCACGCATGCTTAGTCAAGCATTTGCATATGTGCACTAGGCGGAAGTGAATTGCCTGCAGCACCCGTCACCCAGGTATATCCCTGGCCAACTCAATTTcaggcattattccaaaaatgaggcacatccaaagctcaagtagaccacaccaaaggaaacaatgcaGATAACAacacctattgttgaaaccttcttggggccatagaagtcttGGATATGAAAACACatgtaagcttgatccaaaactttcgtggccgatttttcaacggtaggtgtccaacccccattgcttcctgtagtgtggtccacttgagctttgaatctgcctcatttttgggctgatgccctaaaatgagctggcaaaatggatggacgatgtagatatatcacatacatcatggtgggccccacatagccatGCCACTAGGGATATCCCTGGTGGCAGGTGCTGTGGGCAATCCACTTCCGCACTGGATCAGACCATTAGATAGCATGCACTGATGGCCCAACTCATCTGAGTCTACTTAGGTTTGGTTGGACCCATTGCAGTTTGACACTGCAAGTCACCTAGATGAGTTGAGTCACTCCTGACTCAGCCGAGTTGGGGTGATTCATCCTTGACTTGTGCGTGTCCCGTGTTGACTTGAAACTGGACAAGTTGGCCCGAATCACCGAGTCTTAAATCCATGGACCAAACACCACTGCCCATTTGCTCGAGTCACATCTGCAGCTGAATGTGTTTTATTTAGACTTCTTCTGAAGGTTGTAGCGACAAATCTTGTTCTGGACAATTCCTCGGAGATTTTCAAAAACTTAATGTTTTTCTCGACCGTAGAATCAGGGAATATctcactgaaaataaaatattaaagaatatattataaattagtaaaggattttaaaatttagaaaaacatagctataaaattatttattttgaatAAATTTTGTGATAAAATCTCAAAATATTAAAAATGGTGAGACTTTTGAAAATATTGCGATCATTTGATCAAAATTTTGTTATACTGTTGTGAGATTTGTCACACAGCTAAAAGCACCCATAGATCCTCAGCACTCAAGCACACACTCTAACATAGATCTTAGTTGCATTTTAGACTTGAATTCCCCTCCCACTTCCTAGCTGTTTATTAATTGCTAATGTGTTGAAAATGATACTTTCTTGTTCTTGCACACATCTGTTGCAGCTTTCGCTTTGCCATCAAGTCGACGTTCTTTTGAGGGCTGTCCGAGGAGAGAAACTTAGCAACTAAAGTTCGTTTTTGTTCCCAAGCATGGTCTGCTTTGATGTGTGTGtgatatctactctgtccatcaacTGTGCCAGCTCCTGTTAGGACATGAGACTGAAACTCGGGTtgatttgaaactcaagtgggacacacaacagGGAACAGCGGGAATTAGGACACCCACCTAGAATCTTTCTGGGGCCCATCAAAGTGATTACAATTAGGATGAAGGTAGAAACCAAATATAGGATTGATCAAGAACTTCTGTGAGCCCTAGAAAGGTTCCAACGATTTGCGTCTTCATCCCGACTGTTCTGTCTAGTGTCACCCACTTGAGTTTAGGATcagcttatttttgggctcacgccctaaCATGATCTAtcacaaatgatggacggagtggatgtcacacacatcatggtgaaccccacgGAGCATTTTGTTCCACGCCCTTGTAATCCGAGAGGTGGACATGTAAGTAGTGGCGAGTCGGCCTGTCATTGATCATGGTATTATATCATTATCTTAATTCGGAACAACGTCCATCTTATGGTGATGTTGGTTTCATCGGTTTGGTGTGGCAAGACAATGTGGATGATGATGGTTTCACTCATTGAGGCATGGGAAGGTGGCACGAATATTTTGAGAAGGGAGATCTGCATAAGATTgttatgtttggttgcaccaaatatcatgaagatgaaatttcatgatatttggtgcaaccaaatgcagttCTCCATTCCGATTGCTTGGAAATACCATCAACTTCTTTGCCATTTTCAATTCAATTGCATCCAAACACTactctaatttggtgcaaatatgatgaaatttcatgatatttggtgcaaccaaatgcagttCTCCGTCCCGATTGCTTGGAAATACCATCAACTTCTTTGCCATTTTCAATTCAATTGCATCCAAACACTAATTTGTACTAAACCACATTCAAATTCTGTCATTTATGACCTGTCTTGATATCCTTGCTGTGCCTCCATTTGTATTGCTGCAAATGGGTTTGGGTACAAATGGGCCAGGTTGGGTCAAACGGAGGTTCAGACCCTATCTGTTTAATCAATGGGTCGAGGTTTCAGCCCTAGACCTGGCAATGGGCTAGGCGACCTGGCCCTGTTAGGCAAGGCATGGGCCTCTAAACTTGGCCTAAGGCCAGACTGGGTTTGAAAGCTAGGCCATGGTGAATGACATGGTCCAGCCCATTTGATTGGTCCATCCATCAATTGGGTCACCATCACACATTAACAATGAATAGTTTTAAAGATACTACTTAGCAGTTTCCATTCCACATGTATAATTTAAAAACACTCGTTGCATTTTGCCCGCCGCGGATGGAAAAACCAAAAACTTGGATAGGACCATCGCAAACCTTTGATCATTCAaactcatttatttctttattatttttaaagtgcAGCTCGGGCTGCTAGGGGATCCAGACCCTACCCTGCCAATTGACTGGATGATCCTGATCGATCATAACAGGATAGGTCCTcgagctggtgtgggtacgtgtcgtgcgtagacgagcgctgacgctcctcgaactatgaattgtacgaacggttcaaaggagatcaaagttacatggccccacattaATGTAATTAtcatatctacgccgttcatccattttgagagatcattttagaccttTCTtacaaaaatgagtaatttccaaggatcaagtggaccacaccacaaatagcaatggggataaccgttaaaatattcgtagggcccaccttaacgtttactttccatccaacctattcataaggtcacacatactcggatgaagagaagaaacaaatatcatatatatgcaaaatttctgtgaccccgaaaaaggtttcaatggttggcttCAATCCCCCACTCTATCCGTTTTATTTTTCGGCTCGAGGTTTCCGACAGGCTCGCCAAGTGGacggatggtttgaatataactcatgcctcatggtgggacccacagaacttggtcacgtcaacacaccagccacatcggtggtgtgaaacggattggctactcccctgccaccagccattggctggtggtcggtgctctgttggccctatcatgatgtaagtatttcatccatgccttccatctatttttccaagatcattttatggtatgagaccaaaaacaagatatatcccaatctcaagtggacaacattacaggaaacagtgttgaatgagcgttgaccattaaaaaccttttgggggccataaaagttttggatcaatctgatctttgttttttcccttcatctgggcctgtatgacctaatcaacagattggatgtcaaataaacagtacagtgggccttaggaggattttaatggtggatatccaatcactattgttttcctgtggtgtggtccacctgagatttatatccctatattttttggtataaagccctaaaatgatctgtaaaaatggatgaacggaacatcatggtggggcccacagagcaccgaccatcagccatggggctggtggcagggggagtagccaatccacagagcaccgaccatcagccaccgggctggtggcagggggagtagagAGAAATTTACACCAGCCagtattttttgagatcattttaggccatggggccaaaaatgatcCGGATCCAATATTCAATtgggccaaaaatgtgaggattgaacgtacacAGTTGAACTATTCGtgcagccacagaagttttgaataggctaatatttttgttttctcatcCAAAgaaggaatgacattatgaacggtatagatgcaTGTAAACGTTTTCAGTTCGTCcgagtaggaatgatgttatgaatggCATGAaaggcatgtaaacatcactgtcgactctagggaggtttcaactataggaatttccctgcccaccttttcctttagtgtggcccactcgagtcttgGATTTTCTCATCTTTGGTCGAAAGTCCTAGAATGAGCTCACAGAAGTCTCAAGATGCTCAACGGGCGATCCCAAATTGGGAGAAGACAATAGTCCAAAAGTCAGGCAGATACGTTCATCGGGTGGGCTATTGACCGTGCTGCTATAGCTACGAATTTAACCGGTAGCTAATGggtctatggctacgaatttaatTCGTAGCTATTTTTATGGCTACGGTACCAATAGCAACTGTCTTACTACAGGCTATAACTGTAGCTATGGGTCTTTAGCTATGGTTTTTATGTGTAGCCTTTGACCCCTTTTCTGTAATGTGAGGCAAAaccaatgctcaagtggcccacactaaagaaaatagtAGCCTTAATACGTCCATCGTTGGAAGTTGCTTCcttcattgggcccacattgatgcttgTTTGtcatctaatatgttcataaggtcatacaaacattGATaaggggaaaataaaaatatcaacttgatccaaaacttctagggggccaagaagtttttaatatataGCAAGCTttcgattcccactgtttcctatggtgtggtccacttgagatttggaattgCTTCATTTTAGGCACATGCCCTTAATTCAACTGGTATAGCATATGctatgtggataagacatatatcatgataggccccacatttATTTTGCACCTTCCTGAGTTATAATGTTCAAAAAGTATGCTGTCACTGTTTGTATTGGGTGATGCGGTAATTAcgtaagtaaataattattactcatttacaaggcATTTTCGATTGAcatggaaaatcaaataggccctaaataAATTTCATAACCAAGGAAATAAGAAATAACTGAACTAAGTCATAAGCACCTCACACTATATCAAGAGTGGTAAGCGCACGAGCAGTCCCCCCTCTATCTTCGCAATGGACAACATCAGGGTGCGGGTCGAGCCCACGTGTGGCATCCACAACTTTATTTTACTCTATCAACTGATTATACTACATCCATATTCAGATTAATAAAATTAGCATTTAgcatttaatttcatattttccttccaaaatgtttattttgttGACGAACATAACCAAGCTACCAAGATTATGATAAAAGTCATTATCTTTAAGGCAAAAAGAACTTATCTAAAAGACTAACCCTCCCCTTCATAAATTGCCTAATTCCTTATCAAACAGTGGTTGAATAGTCAGGGCAGTCTTCACAGATTTAGTCCTCATCAATCTATTTTGGTGTAATGCTCCAAAACTCGCGACCCAAGTTCTACACTCTATACCTAAGTTAATGAGTGTTATTTTATGTGCACGTGACAATTATCAAAGTAACTCATAATTTTCATGCATCAAAGAGGTTGACATTCCACATAAGAATAAAATAACTATAAGCGTTTATCGTCATAAAATAAGTTCAAGCATATGTCCACTTAGTTGTGGACTTATTACATTTCTACTAGTCTAAGTTCACGTCCTTAAACATATAAAGAACTAAAACTAAGATAGTCTTGTGCCACGAATTATTTGACCTACTCCTTAGACAATTAAGGTCACTTGTCTCCCGGCTCATCATCCTGCTCCACATATTCATTTGTACAGAtctatcacctgcatcatctatttGTTTGAAATTTCGATGGTGAGTTACCTATACTCAGTGATGGTTCCCCGAATATTAATATATAACATTCAAAGAATAAGCCAATATAGCATAACAATTTATGCAACTGAAAGTAACATTCAAAATATTGCgctcttgtttaaatgcatgaatgcatgtaaTGCACTTCAGGAGTAGGGATGGATCTACCATATCATGGTCCAATCCAAAAAATAGGTGTGGGGAGTTGTATACTCAACGATGCCCTACCAACATTCCCAGCTTGGGAGTGGTGGACCCCGGCCTGGTCAATCTTAACCCTTAATTCTGATCACATCCCAAGATGAATGGTGTTCTTTATCTAGTTGCAACCTGGAAACATCCCACCCTATCCTTCATGGGGACTTGTGATCCAATGACGTCTCGATAACATTCCATGGTACCATGAATGTATAATTAATAAAGTACTTAATTAATCTGGTTTACATACAATTCGATTATGGGAAGCTTTTGTGAACTTACAGGCCCTTCTAATCCATCTTGTTATCATAACTAATTTCACTTGTACTGTTAACCTACCATGAATTTTACGGTCCACATCAACATGTCCCCGACACGAACAAGTACCTAACATAGGTCATGGTCCTAGAGTAACGTGTCCATCATCCATGCCACATTTTGGTTGCCAGTTAAATCCGATTCGTACCGAATCCCACCACTCTCATGGTCAGAGCCATGAACCGaaattcaaatcattttaaag is a genomic window of Magnolia sinica isolate HGM2019 chromosome 15, MsV1, whole genome shotgun sequence containing:
- the LOC131227370 gene encoding uncharacterized protein LOC131227370 isoform X3; this translates as MKGKSDGSAETYKGRVVGNIYRVLESALREQMDGFIKCPACNGSGMTSNATDLLSKNCHSLNGRPCWFCEGHGVLPLTGLRGFVVVRTASYSQTHNWPPTRTDGFSSIVSFSKSCIHKIHDCTSIKFRPCLGAKWYLFSISEHPSWLADARHGVVQQAVYANETESQEEVLFGHHKLFRAFHSAVLLISLLASASSSQAADALVSSYNHSPGAERIENADNGFNQSDAVFQFGKELGSCRKPCRRTQKRRNRLREKALEEAEVRARSILMGLVPRGPESYH
- the LOC131227370 gene encoding uncharacterized protein LOC131227370 isoform X2, which produces MGRVVGNIYRVLESALREQMDGFIKCPACNGSGMTSNATDLLSKNCHSLNGRPCWFCEGHGVLPLTGLRGFVVVRTASYSQTHNWPPTRTDGFSSIVSFSKSCIHKIHDCTSIKFRPCLGAKWYLFSISEHPSWLADARHGVVQQAVYANETESQEEVLFGHHKLFRAFHSAVLLISLLASASSSQAADALVSSYNHSPGAERIENADNGFNQSDAVFQFAINLQTQPVATSRPKISDWGVHNLIIHGPFLDSEKVCSNGKELGSCRKPCRRTQKRRNRLREKALEEAEVRARSILMGLVPRGPESYH
- the LOC131227370 gene encoding uncharacterized protein LOC131227370 isoform X1, which produces MKGKSDGSAETYKGRVVGNIYRVLESALREQMDGFIKCPACNGSGMTSNATDLLSKNCHSLNGRPCWFCEGHGVLPLTGLRGFVVVRTASYSQTHNWPPTRTDGFSSIVSFSKSCIHKIHDCTSIKFRPCLGAKWYLFSISEHPSWLADARHGVVQQAVYANETESQEEVLFGHHKLFRAFHSAVLLISLLASASSSQAADALVSSYNHSPGAERIENADNGFNQSDAVFQFAINLQTQPVATSRPKISDWGVHNLIIHGPFLDSEKVCSNGKELGSCRKPCRRTQKRRNRLREKALEEAEVRARSILMGLVPRGPESYH